In a single window of the Zea mays cultivar B73 chromosome 5, Zm-B73-REFERENCE-NAM-5.0, whole genome shotgun sequence genome:
- the LOC100281503 gene encoding BTB/POZ domain-containing protein At1g67900 (The RefSeq protein has 1 substitution compared to this genomic sequence): MKFMRLGTRPDTFFAAADSVRSVCTEVATDLQILVDNCLYHLHKFPLLSKCMLLQALCADAGDVVVELPGFPGGAEAFEACAKYCYGITITVSARNLVPLRCAAAHLGMSEAADRGNLAAKLDAFLASCLLRRWKDALGVLHSTRHHAPLCEDLGLTSRCVDAVAALVASPDTAPTSTSASPWWAHDVAELGVDLFWRIMVAVKATGAVHEKTVGDALKAYARRWLPNVAKDQPLDRDAADVKQVATRHRLLLEKIVSLLPAERDAVSCGFLLKLLKAANILGASKASRAELVRRVAWQLEEASVSDLLIPSLSCVSDTLYDVGAVSAILDEFALRCAALPPAPALALSGSLDDSPAHSGGHRRSRSAESVSFDGTRRSLSAAPVSQGGLVQVGKLVDGFLIEVAKDPNMPMDKLLAIAEAVPDSARPEHDGMYKVVDTYLKAHPEMSKSVRKRLCRVLNCRKLSEKACAHAAQNELLPLRVVVQVLFFEHARAAALASGGHAVAAAADLPSNIRALLSKSGSSEDDEADRVDEQRLRALAAGASPGDDWSVEGLRRAASKIATLRMKLAEDEDEDRDADEFARKAGLPRSASLRFRAFCAIPAGKPRRMLSKLWPLGRSGVSH; this comes from the exons ATGAAGTTTATGAGACTCGGCACCCGGCCGGACACCTTCTTCGCCGCCGCCGACTCCGTGAG GTCTGTCTGCACGGAGGTGGCCACGGACCTGCAGATCCTCGTGGATAACTGCCTCTACCATCTCCACAAG TTCCCCCTGCTCTCGAAATGCATGCTCCTGCAAGCGCTGTGCGCCGACGCCGGCGACGTCGTCGTCGAGCTCCCGGGGTTCCCGGGCGGCGCCGAGGCGTTCGAGGCCTGCGCCAAGTACTGCTACGGCATCACCATCACGGTGAGCGCGCGCAACCTGGTCCCGCTGCGGTGCGCGGCGGCGCACCTCGGCATGTCGGAGGCCGCCGACAGGGGCAACCTCGCGGCCAAgctcgacgcgttcctcgcctcCTGCCTCCTGCGCCGCTGGAAGGACGCGCTGGGCGTGCTCCACTCCACGCGCCACCACGCCCCGCTCTGCGAGGACCTGGGCCTCACGTCCCGCTGCGTCGACGCCGTGGCCGCCCTCGTCGCCAGCCCGGACACCGCCCCGACGTCCACGTCGGCGTCGCCGTGGTGGGCGCACGACGTCGCCGAGCTCGGGGTCGACCTCTTCTGGCGGATCATGGTCGCCGTCAAGGCCACCGGCGCCGTCCACGAGAAGACCGTCGGCGACGCGCTCAAGGCGTACGCGCGCCGGTGGCTGCCCAACGTCGCCAAGGACCAGCCGCTCGACCGCGACGCCGCGGACGTGAAGCAGGTCGCCACGAGGCACCGCCTCCTGCTCGAGAAGATCGTCAGCCTGCTCCCCGCGGAGAGGGACGCCGTCTCCTGCGGCTTCCTGCTCAAGCTGCTCAAGGCCGCCAACATCCTGGGCGCGTCCAAGGCGTCCAGGGCGGAGCTGGTGAGGAGGGTGGCGTGGCAGCTGGAGGAGGCCAGCGTCTCCGACCTGCTCATCCCGTCGCTGTCCTGCGTCAGCGACACGCTGTACGATGTGGGCGCCGTGTCGGCCATCCTCGACGAGTTCGCGCTGCGGTGCGCCGCGCTCCCGCCGGCGCCGGCGCTGGCTCTGTCCGGGAGCCTCGACGACAGCCCGGCGCACTCGGGCGGCCACCGGCGGTCCCGTTCGGCGGAGAGCGTGAGCTTCGACGGCACGCGACGCTCCTTGTCGGCCGCACCCGTGTCGCAGGGCGGTCTGGTGCAGGTGGGCAAGTTGGTGGACGGGTTCTTGATTGAGGTCGCAAAGGACCCCAACATGCCGATGGACAAGCTGCTCGCCATTGCCGAGGCCGTGCCAGACAGCGCCCGGCCGGAGCACGATGGCATGTACAAAGTCGTCGACACATACCTCAAG GCGCATCCGGAGATGAGCAAAAGCGCGAGAAAGCGGCTGTGCCGGGTGCTCAACTGCCGGAAGCTGTCGGAGAAGGCGTGCGCGCACGCGGCGCAGAACGAGCTCCTCCCGCTGCGCGTGGTGGTGCAGGTGCTGTTCTTCGAGCACGCGCGCGCCGCGGCGCTGGCGTCGGGCGGGCACGCCGTGGCCGCGGCGGCGGACCTGCCGAGCAACATCCGGGCGCTGCTGTCCAAGTCCGGGTCGTCCGAGGACGACGAGGCGGACCGCGTCGACGAGCAGCGGCTCCGGGCGCTGGCCGCCGGCGCGTCCCCCGGCGACGACTGGAGCGTGGAGGGCCTCCGTCGCGCGGCGTCCAAGATCGCCACGCTGCGGATGAAGCTGGcggaggacgaggacgaggaccgTGACGCCGACGAGTTCGCGCGCAAGGCCGGGCTACCGCGCAGCGCGTCGCTGCGGTTCAGGGCGTTCTGCGCCATCCCCGCCGGGAAGCCGAGGCGGATGCTCAGCAAGCTGTGGCCGCTGGGCAGAAGCGGCGTTAGCCACTAG